The Cylindrospermum stagnale PCC 7417 genome segment ATGGCTACCGCTACTATCAATCCGGGAGATAAACGCATTTTATTTATATTCCTCTTCACTACCACACACCATTACAAGGCAATCATGCTCTCAGGCAAAAGGTAAAAGTAAACACATAGTTTATTACTTTTGCCTTTTTACTGTACAAGGCACAAGGCAAAACTAAAAAGAAAGCCTTTTTACTTTTTATAGTTTTTACCTGTTTAATTTGTAGCTTCTACTACTTTTAACACTCGTCGTAAAACCTCCTGGTAGGCATCCTCTACATTTCCTAAATCACGGCGGAAGCGGTCTTTGTCCATTACCCGGCGGTTAGGATCTCCTTCAGATGCATCCCATAATCGGCAGGTGTCAGGGCTAATTTCATCTGCCAAAAGCACCTGCTGTTGCGAGTCCAAACCAAATTCGAGTTTGAAGTCCACTAGGGTAATACCACACCGCTGCCAGAAGCCGATGAGAAAATCGTTGATTTGCAATGCTAGATGGGTAATGGTGTCGACTTGTTCCACAGTGGCTAGTGCGAGCAGGAACAAGCGATCGCGTGTCAGTAGAGGATCACCCAATTGGTCGTTTTTGTAATAGAACTCTACTAAAGGCGGTTGGAGTACAGTACCCAGTGGTAGCCCTGTCTGCTGACAAAGACTACCAGCGGCAATATTTCTGACAACTACTTCTAAGGGCAAAATTTTTACCGCCCTCACCCGCATTTGATTTGGGGCTGGACTATCAATAAAGTGAGTCTTAATGCCAATAGCTTCCAACTGTTGAAACAGCTTGCTGGAAATGCTACAGTTTATAGTTCCTTTTTCCTTAATACTGCCACGTTTTTGGGCGTTAAATGCAGTGGCATCGTCTTTGAAATCAGCCAACAAGACTTCGGGATCGTCCGTTGTGTAGAGAATTTTCGCTTTGCCTTCGTATAGCTTAGAATTAACAGGCATGGTTACGGGTAAAGTCCTAGGCGATGGGCAGATGTTGTCGTTACAGGCTTAACTATTTTATAAGAAATCTGCCTGAAAACCCTTGACTTCAGTCTAGAGGTCAAAGGCGCAAGCAGGTTTTAAACTGTGACGATTCTCTTAATTCCCTCAGAGATGACGGGAAGAGCAAAACCCTGCAAGTCCTTGCCTTGTATCTCCCGCAAGTCCTCCGTGGGCAATGACCAAAAAATACACTCGCCAGCGGTTCAAGAATAATTCTCTTTGGCTCTGGTTAAACCTTGCATAAAACTATATTCTTTCACAGTTAATTTAGTCAGGTTTTTGCGGGAATAAAATTTTGAGCTTGAAAAAATGGTATATATTAATACATTTTACTGTCCGATCAGGTGAAGTTGATTAAAATCCAAATTTCCCGAATCATAGAATAAGATCAAATAAATTGGTAACTTGGCTAAAAGTAAAGTAACCTCTGTTGCAACTTTGGCATAATTTTCGTGTGTAATACTTGCTGTTCAACGATTTCAAGCTTTATTATCTTTTGTCAAAGCCGGAATTGACTTATTCCCCCATAACCAAGTCACCAATGGGGTGGAATAATTTGATTCATATCTGACATAAATAGAGATGAGGACTAATCAACGGTGACTAGTGATTCAGCTTCAGAGATGAAAATAGGAGAGGGCTTGAATAAATGGAGAAAAAAATGGTGAGCAAAGATGATTTTCTCTACCCTCGTGGTCGCTACTATGGTCATATAAAACCGGAAAACTTGGTTTTTAATGCCAATCTACAGGAATTCGCCCAACGAGTTAGCTACGTCTGCAACTTAGAAACGGGTGGAAAACTGCCGCCAGATGAAGCTTATAAACAAATAAAAGCGCTATGGAAGCAGTTAAAACGCACGAAAAAACAACTGAAAATTGGTGAAGACCCCTTTCAAAACGATAGCTCTGATGCTGAAGGCTGAAGCAAGGAGAGCAGGGGTAGAATTCAAACCTCAAAAATAAAAAGTAAACATAAATCAAAAAAGGACTTTACCTTTTAACTTGTATTTTCCCCGCTTTCTGCCCAAATCATGTGAGCGATTGCCTATTTGGCAGTCATTGTCCAAACACCATCCCAGGAATCTAGAGGTGGTGTCTGTTGGTAATTCCGAGGGCGCTCTAGGTGGATATTAACAGCTCGGTCTGCGGGCTGGATGCGTTTGGCAACTTCAAAGTAGGCGATCGCACTTGGGACGTTGCGCCCTAAATAAGCAGTGATACCACCTCAGCCGCTCCCAGGTTTTCCGTTAAGGTTGTATAGCACCGGATATCAGAAAACAAGATAGTGACATCCTTGCGCTCTAGTCAGGGGATTGACGGCAAGATTAGTGCTGTGCTCTAATTTTTGCACCACATCAGCACTGAGAAACTCGTTCAGAAAAGATTACCTTGTGATAATAATTTTGTAGCTGGCGTGTGGCAGCTGCCCATCCCCAACTTTCTGCTTCCTTCCGAGCATTTTGACGGATAATCGCTCGTTCTTGTTTGTGCTGTAAGAGACTAACAGTAGCGGCGATCGCAAATTGGATATCTGCTGTAGGCTCAAACAGATATCCATTTACCCCATCTGTGACAATATCAGGTATTCCCCCAGAACGGCATGCTACGACTGGACATCCCCCAGCCATCGCTTCTAGCAGCACTAATCCTAGCGTCTCTGTTCGGGAAGGAAAGATAAAGGCATCAGCGCTAGCAAAGGCAGATCCTAACTCCTGTCCCATGAGATAACCTACAAAATGGGTGTTTGTACCTGCGAAGTGTTTTTGCAGTGCTTGACGGTGGGGACCATCTCCTACTAGTGCCAACCGGGAATCGGGGATGGCTTCTAAAATTGGTTTGATGCGCTCAATTTCTTTTTCAGCAGAAAGACGCCCGACGTAAAGTAGTAAGGGACTTTCAGGATGATTTTCCGACAAACGCGATCGCATTTCTACACTAGCCAAATCCGGGTGAAATAACTCTGTATCCACCCCACGCTGCCACAAATCTACTCGTTCAATACCATGTGCCGTTAATTCGTCGACCATTGCTGTCGAGGTACACAGATTTAATGCCGCTTGATTATGAGCACCCTTGAGCAATTCCCAGAGTAACCCTTCTAGCATCCCCAACCCGTAATGTTGGAGATATTGGGGTAAATGGGTATGATAGGACGCCACCAGGGGAATTTTCAGAACTTTGCTATAAAAAATCCCGGACAATCCCAAAACTGCTGGATTCACAACATGAATAATATCTGGCTGAAACTCTTCTAAGGCATAACCAATGGCTGGGCGGGGCAATGCCATTTTTAACTCTGGATACAATGGTAGGGGAAAGCCAGTAACGCCGTAAACTCTCGCTCCTTTGTGTTCAGTGATGCCACCTTCAGGGGCAATCACCAAAACTTGATCTCCATTGCGTTGTAGATGGTCAACAGTGTGGCGCAGGCGCGTTACAATGCCGTCAACCTTGGGCAAAAAGGTTTCAGTGAATAGGGCAATTCTCATAAAAAACTATTCAGTACAGGCAGATCATCCCAGCTTTTCTGACTTTTCGCTAGACTCTGCCCCTGCAAGTCCACCTTTGGGAACCCAAAGCCTGGATGCTCAAAACTGAATGGTCGCCCTACTCTGCTTCAGTAAGACGACCAATTTTAGGCATATCTGACCCTAATTTCTGTGCCAAGAGACTTTGGGCAGAATTTGTGTGTTATCAACTCGTTTTTGATACTTGATGGCAAAGTTCAACAAAGAATCGAGTAGAGAATCAGATAGATAGTGGGGATTTAAACCTAAATCAAGCAATTTGGTGTTTTTCGCGTTGAAGTAATGTTCTTCTTTTTCAACTCTGGGGTTATCCAGGTGATCGATTTCCACATTCAGTCCGATCGCAATTCCAGCGTTTTTCACCATCATTGCCAAGTCGCCAACGCTGTATTGTTCGGTAAATTGGTTAAATACGCGAAATTCACCGGAGGCGGCAGGATTCGCGATCGCCAATTCCACACATCTCACCGTATCCCGAATATCTAAAAATCCGCGGGTTTGTCCGCCCTTACCATAAACCGTCAGGGGATGCCCAATGGCGGCTTGAATGCAAAAGCGGTTGAGGGCTGTACCAAACACGCCATCATAATCAAGGCGGTTAATTAACAGTTCGTCCATCCCTGTTTCTTCGGTTAAGACGCCGTAAACTATACCTTGATTTAAGTCTGTAGCCCGCAATCCCCAAATCCGACAAGCAAAGTGGATATTATGGCTATCATGGACTTTGCTTAAGTGATACATTGAACCGGGCTGTTTGGGATAAGGCAAGGTATCCTTACGCCCGTTGTGTTCAATAGTGATGTACCCTTCTTCAATATCGATATTGGGTGTACCGTATTCACCCATTGTCCCCAGCTTTACCAAGTGGCAGTCTGGGAAATCTTCCCGGATCGCATACAGTAAGTTCAAAGTACCGACCACATTATTCACTTGGGTCAGAACTGCATGTTCACGGTCAATCATGGAAAATGGTGCCGAACGCTGTTCACCAAAATGTACTAGGGCGTTTGGCTGAAATTTGTGCAGCGCTTTGGTGAGAAACTCGTAATTAGTAATATCACCGATATACAGGTCAATAGATTTACCTGTTAAATCTTTCCAGCGCTGGAGGCGTTGCTGAATTGGTGCGATCGGGGTAAGAGTTTCGACACCCAGTTCATTATCCCAGTGCCGTCGCACCAAACTATCTAAAATTCCAACTTCATAACCTCGACTAGAAAGGTAAAGTGCGGTTGCCCAACCGCAATACCCATCGCCACCAATAACCAGAACTTTCATCTTAACCCTCCAGGAGATCCCCACCATAGCTGTACTCAGCTTGGTGGTGGGAGGAATGGAGGGTAAATTGTGGAACGCCCCCTAACTGTTTTTTTGCGTGAGCAAAAACAAGGCAGGGGACAGTTGAACAATTTACAAATCTTTGGTTAGGCATAAAATAGTGATTGATTTGACTAGTACAAGCCCCTTGCGGGGTTGGGTAAGTAGAGGCGTAGTACTTGCCCATTTCTCTGTATTGCCGAGAATCGCCTTGCTACGCCAGTAATGTTAGCCTGGACAATGTTTAAGGTCGGTACCCTTGCGGGTTCGATAGAAGATTCCGACGCGAGGCGACAGAAACGAACTATCTCACTATCCAGAAGACACCAGCTTAACCCTCTAAGCCTGTTTAATCCCCCAGTTCTAGTGCCTGGAACTGGCTACGCATTCCAGGGTAGGTCTTGAACTCTTGCCTTAAACGTAGTACGCACGGTACTTAGTCGGGTCAACTAGGGCAGTCGTTTGCCCCCACTGTGCCCAAAGGGTTGGTGGTGGGTTGTTGACCTTTACAAGTTTTTACTCACTGATAGCTAAATCTACCAGGTTTCTGCCCCCTCGCCATCATCATTCTGAGAGAGGCGCGTGATAGTTAATAGTTTTTCCAATTACCTTTTTCCCAATTACCTATTCCCGAATTCTGTATTGCTGAGCAATGTAGTAAAACAAACGATAGTAATTTTGAAATTCTTGGCTGTTGCTTTGTCCCTGCCAGTAGTATTTCACTTCACCCTGAGTTAGTGTCAGTTTCATCAAACTTACTTTTTGACCAACTTCGACAACCAGCACTCCAGAAACTCCTTGGACAGTTTGAAAGTTTTCGTTGATTGTTTTCATCCCTTCCCGGTTCTGGGTACTCGACCCTGGTAACTGATGACCTGCCCACCCTCGAATCTCTACAGAGTTGTTATTTGGTGAAACTAAGGCAATACCATCATTATTTTCTGGGGTGGCCAACGAAGTCCAGTTGCTGGGATATGGAAATTCAAAGCCATAACGGGAATTGCTGTAAGTCTTCCATGCGAGGTCAGAGTCTCTGAAATTAGATGTGCTACACCCCCAAAAGGCGATCGCTGTGCCAACACCAAAGGCGAAAGTATAAATTATTCGCCCCAAACTACAGGTTTTAACAGCAATAGACATCATTACACCCTTTGCCAAACTTACAGATCACAGAGTGGGGCGGCTTTTATTCCATCCCACCGCCCTTTGGTAAAAACTGGGCAACCGTTTCATAAATAACTTACGTTGATGACGATGTCACTAACTGCAAACAACAGTCAAGGAAACTTTATTAACAAATGTAACAAAATAGCTGTCAAAACGCTTTGCCATCTTGACAACAAACAAAGAAGTCGATAACTTAGTTACATACCCGGGTAAGACCGTTAAAGAGTTATATGCAAACTAAGCAAAAGGTCACTTTGTATTTGTCGCCGGAACTGCACAAAAAACTAAAGATTCGTTCAGCAGTCGATTCCGAACCAATGTCCGAACTTGCGGAACGTGCCCTATTTTTCTACCTCACAAATTCAGAATTGGTGGAAGAAGTTGAAGCTTCTTCCCTCGGTCGAACTCATAGAGTTTATTCTTGTCCCACTTGTGAAAGTTCACTGGTCTTGCGCGATGGGGAGTTATTGACCCTAGGTAACCAACCAGGGGTAATTGGTCAAGAACATCTTCCCATAGATGAGATGAAGCAAAGTGAAACCCATCCTAAGGGTGAAGAAGAATTGGTTCCTTGCTAGATAGGAATTATGAATGACTAATTCATAGTTCGGTTGTCTTTACCAAAAGTAATGGCTGTACTGTCTGTTATAAGGTCTCGTGTAGGTCGATAGATATGAAAGAAGAGCTCAATATACTCATTCAAGCTCAATACCCTCTAATCTACCTTGTGACCTCCGAGGAAGAGCGGGCTGAGCAGGCAATTTCTACCATCGCCCAATTATTGAAGCCCCTACGTCGAGTATACATTTGGACAGTTACTCACGGCATAGTGGAGTACGGTCAACCCCGGAATGTGACCCAGCACAACACCGTGTCTCCAGAGGCAGCGATTGAGTGGATCATCAGGCAGAAAGAACCCAGTATATTTATTCTTAAAGATTTACATCCATTTATTGATGCGCCGCCCACAACCAGATCGCTGCGGGATGCGATCGCCAGTTTCAAGGGAATGCAAAAGAACATCATTTTGATGTCTCCCATGCAGCAAGTTCCCATCGAACTAGAAAAAGAAGTTGTCGTCCTCGACTTTCAATTGCCAGACATGGCTGAGTTGAATAAAGTTTTAACCCACCATTTAGAGCAAAATCGCGGTCGGCGATTGACTACAGAGGCGCGAGAAAAACTTATAAGAGCAGCTTTGGGTCTAACTAAAGACGAAGCTGAAAAAGTATATCGTAAGGCGCAGGTAACTACAGGGCGTTTGACGGAAGATGAAGTAGATATAGTTTTATCTGAGAAGAAGCAGCTAATTCGGCGCAATGGCATCCTAGAGTACATCGAGGAAGATGAAACCATTGATGCTGTAGGCGGCTTAGAAGAGTTAAAAAAATGGCTCAAGCAACGCTCCAACGCCTTTACAGAAAAAGCGCGGGAGTACGGGTTGCCTCAACCAAAAGGGATGCTGATTCTGGGAGTTCCCGGTTGTGGTAAGTCGCTAATTGCCAAAACTACTTCCCGGCTGTGGGGTTTACCAATCCTGCGCTTGGATATGGGGCGAGTATACGACGGCTCAATGGTGGGTCGAAGCGAAGCAAATCTGCGGAACGCCCTAAAAACAGCAGAATCAATTTCGCCAACGATTCTGTTTATCGATGAGTTAGACAAATCCTTTGCTGGTAGTGCAGGTTCCGGCGACTCTGATGGCGGAACTTCCAGTAGAATATTTGGTTCTTTTCTCACATGGATGCAAGAGAAGAAATCTCCAGTGTTTGTAATGGCAACGGCTAACCGTGTAGAGCGATTACCTGGGGAGTTTTTAAGGAAAGGTCGGTTTGACGAAATTTTCTTTGTGGATCTGCCGACTCCAGAAGAACGGCAAGATATTTACAACATCCACCTGACCAAGCGCCGGGAAGACATTGCTCGATTTGACCTTGAGCAATTAGCAAAAATGTCTGACGGCTTTTCTGGAGCAGAAATTGAACAAGCGATCGTCGCGGCAATGTATGAAGCTTTTGCCCAAGATCGGGAGTTCACCCAATTAGATATTATCGCTGCACTGAAAGCGACCCTGCCACTGTCTCGCACGATGCAAGAACAGGTCACAGCTCTTAGAGACTGGGCCAGACAGCGCGCACGACCCGCCGCAGCCTCCGTTGCTGAATATCAGCGAATGGAGTTTTAAAAGCTTTCCTCTGCTAATCCCAGAGGGGAAAGGCTAGCTGACAAGGCTAGCAGTTTTGAAAAAAAGCCGCCCCCCATAAGCGCGGCTTCGCCGAAAAGAAACCGTTGTCGTTTTTCTCACTCTTCTCTTTTGGAGGAAACCCACATGTCTCATTTTAGCACTCTGCGTACCAAAATCACCGATGCCGAAATCCTCAAAGCTTCTTTGCGCGACTTAGGTATTAGCGTAAAGACTGAAGCAGATGTCCGTGGTTATAACGGTCAGCGCGTACGTTCCGACATCGTTGCTACATTGGAAGGCGAATATGATTTAGGTTGGTCTCGCAATAGCGATGGTTCTTTTGACCTCATCGCTGACCTGTGGGGCGTTGCTAAAAAGCACAACCAAACCGAGTTGATTAACTCCATCAACCAAAAGTATGCCGTTAACAAAACTTTGGCTGAAGTAAAACAACGCGGCCTGCAAAACGCCAATGTCAAGTTGGTACTGCAATAATAATTTCTCTGCGCGTTCCCAAAGCTCGACGGGCTAACCATGTAATAGCGGTTAGCCCGCTTTTTTATGAGGCTGGGATTTATGGCTGCAAATCTTCACGCCGCGTAAAAATAATTTGCTCATCAGCTTGCCTAAATTCAATATTAAACTTATCAAATACAACTTCTCGCCCTAAAAGCAACTGTTCTCCACCTGTATTAGTTTGTAACCATGCTACAGGGGCAATAAAATTGTGTTCATCAATTGTCATTTCCACATTGCGTAAAACATATTCAACTCTGCCACCTATGGTTTCAGCTAATAACTTTGATTCTGCATCAGCTAAAGCATAGCCTAAATCTTGTCCGACTTTAAATGAAATTAAACTCAATTCAGCGCCAGAATCTACTAACATTGTTGTAGAAATTTCTATATCTCTGTGCTTTAAATTTACACTATAATTTGGCTGCCAATCATGGCGAGCAACTGTGCGAAAGCGAATTGGTAAAATTTCTACAGAAGCAGTGCGGCGGGGAACCAAGTAAATTAAAAAAGGCTGTTTTGCAGCATTTGCTAATTCTAAAACTTCACGTAAGTTCTCGGTGTGAGCAATTATTCCATTGGAATTGTAAGCGACATATTGATTTTTATATAAATCTAATAACATCTGGCGGTTGCGGTTCAACCACTTGAGCATCTCATCAGTTTCGCTTTTAGAAGGTGTTGTGTTCATCCTGGTTACCGTTCCTCAAGCCGATCGCACCTTCAGTATAGATCATGGAATAGCGATCGCTTGTTGATTAGTGAGATGACAAGTTACGATTAATCCCAAAGATGATACGACTACAGTGATTAGTGTCTAGAAGATACATCAGAATTCAGCTTCGGAACGGGTATCGTAAACAAGCTGAAGACATTTCTCGAAGTCGTCACCTTGCCAAGTTCCAGCAAATTTTAGCAAATCTTTAGCTTTAGAGCCACGTAATATCGGTTCTCCATCTTTTACAGGAACACTGCTTGATTTAATAGCAGAAGCATTTATTTTAGTTTTGAGATATTCGAGATAGTCGAGGGTTTGTTCCAGAATCGGTTCTGGAGTGTTTTCCATGGCCGCAATTAGTTGTTCCTTAATAGTAGTCATGAGGGGTACTGGAGGGACTATGGAAATAACATCTCATCTCTTTCGCTTTTAGAAGGTGTTGTATTCATCTTGGTTACCGTTCCTCAAGCCGATCGCACCTTCAGTATAGATCATGGAATAGCGATCGCTTGTTGATTAGTGAGATGACAAGTTAAAACAATTAATGAACCGAGAAGGCGAAAAGATCGCGAATGAAGAAGGGAAGAGAAGAAGAAAAGAAATTTTAAGTCGGTTTGTGTTGTTGCTCTACCTAACTTATGAAGTTTTATTATTTCATGTTACAAAATTTAACGATTTAACCAAGTAATAGCGGTCAGCCCGCTTTTTTTATGGGCTATACTTTTTCTCAGTTCTGATTTATTTCTGCTTCATTTTTTTGTAAGCATTGGCGAAGCTTATTGGGTAAAATATTCACAAATACTAATGCATCCCTGTATAGTTGATATATCTCATCAGACGTTTTTTCTAGTGAAAATGTACCATAATCTTGATGAACTAATCGATTCCTTTCAAGTCCTATTTCAAGAAATGCCTTAATGGAAGAGTTAAGTGCTTCACTATTTTTCACCTCTTGTTTGATAAAACTTGAAAATATGCTGCCAAATAGATTAAAAAAAGTATTTGCATTTGTACCTTTCCAATCAAAATAGCTATGATACTGCCTGCTGATAGCCTTATTCTTGACAAATGAAACTAAAAGCTCGTTTTTATTTGATATTTCCCCTATGTATTCAAGAACATCATTGGTTATACGATGTTCAAAATAACTTGCTGCTGCCAAAAGTAAAGCTTTCCTGAAATTTTCATCTACTGTATTTCGGAGCGATATTTCATTTCCCTGATCAATGTATTCTATTAAAGTTTTAAACTCTTTATAGAGTCTATCAACGCACGTTTCTTCTTGCACTTTTCTACCCTTAAACACCTAAAATTTCTTTAGCTCGTTGCAAACGAATTTCTACATTTGATTTCTTGGTTGTTCCTTCTGAAGAAGCTTTAACAAATTTTGTATCGTTCTCTATCTGCCTGATTTTACTAATCTCCAGAGGAGAATCTAGCAACTGACGCTGGAGAAAAATTGGCTTACATACTGCGGTAAATACAGCCTCAAAAAGTGCTATATGAAATCGTTTGTTACGGTTTCCAATAAATGGATCTTGTTCTAAATACTCACATTGCTTCAGAAAAGTTTTAAACAAGTTCTCAAGATAGTTATTTAGCTCTTGACTGTTTTTTCTACTTTTTTTGGAAAACCTATTTAGAAATTTTGGTAGCGAAGGGGCATATTCTTCTTCATCAATAAGCATGGCAAAAGCTCGAAGTAAAAGCTCAACATCTTTCATATGAATATCTGGCTCATCCATTTGTAATAGATTTCGCCATCCCCTCTCCATATTTATACGATTCAGCATTTCGTAAAAAGGAGAATGATATAAACTAGCTCTGATCTCTTGTGGGGTTAAATTAACACCACCCGAATTCAAACGATTAAATATTTCATATATGGAAGAGTCATCATCTTTAGGGGAGTTCTGTTTAACTATTACATTCCGAATTGGTCTAAGTTCAAACTGTGTTTTATAGTCACCTAAAGTAAAGTAATTAAGTCCCTTAAATTTGTTGGGCTGTTCTGGTAGTTTTTGTGGAAGGCTTAGGTCAAAATTGCTAAAGTACTTATCGTTGTTTAATATTTCATCAGGAATACAACTATTTATTTCAAATATTCTTCTTAGCTCAACACGTTTATCTTTAAGAGGAAACCTACGTTTCATAAAATAGTATATAGACATTAGACGTTGTTGTCCGTCAATAATCAAGAATTTATTTCTTGATTCTTCGTAGAGAAAAATTTGTGGGATTGGCAACCCTAAAATTATTGATTCAATCAACTTAGATGCTCTGTTTATATCCCAAACATAATTCCTTTGAAAGCCTGGTATTTTAACGGCACCGGATTCCATAAAATTGTAAATTGTTATTACATTGAAATCATTTGGTGTAGAAGTTAAATCATATTCATCAATTTGAAAATCGTCCTCTTCGTCAGCATAATCATCAAACCTACTTTGTTCTTCATCAAAAGAGTAGTTACTATCC includes the following:
- a CDS encoding glycosyltransferase family 4 protein; its protein translation is MRIALFTETFLPKVDGIVTRLRHTVDHLQRNGDQVLVIAPEGGITEHKGARVYGVTGFPLPLYPELKMALPRPAIGYALEEFQPDIIHVVNPAVLGLSGIFYSKVLKIPLVASYHTHLPQYLQHYGLGMLEGLLWELLKGAHNQAALNLCTSTAMVDELTAHGIERVDLWQRGVDTELFHPDLASVEMRSRLSENHPESPLLLYVGRLSAEKEIERIKPILEAIPDSRLALVGDGPHRQALQKHFAGTNTHFVGYLMGQELGSAFASADAFIFPSRTETLGLVLLEAMAGGCPVVACRSGGIPDIVTDGVNGYLFEPTADIQFAIAATVSLLQHKQERAIIRQNARKEAESWGWAAATRQLQNYYHKVIFSERVSQC
- a CDS encoding DUF1257 domain-containing protein, translating into MSHFSTLRTKITDAEILKASLRDLGISVKTEADVRGYNGQRVRSDIVATLEGEYDLGWSRNSDGSFDLIADLWGVAKKHNQTELINSINQKYAVNKTLAEVKQRGLQNANVKLVLQ
- a CDS encoding GmrSD restriction endonuclease domain-containing protein; this translates as MDSNYSFDEEQSRFDDYADEEDDFQIDEYDLTSTPNDFNVITIYNFMESGAVKIPGFQRNYVWDINRASKLIESIILGLPIPQIFLYEESRNKFLIIDGQQRLMSIYYFMKRRFPLKDKRVELRRIFEINSCIPDEILNNDKYFSNFDLSLPQKLPEQPNKFKGLNYFTLGDYKTQFELRPIRNVIVKQNSPKDDDSSIYEIFNRLNSGGVNLTPQEIRASLYHSPFYEMLNRINMERGWRNLLQMDEPDIHMKDVELLLRAFAMLIDEEEYAPSLPKFLNRFSKKSRKNSQELNNYLENLFKTFLKQCEYLEQDPFIGNRNKRFHIALFEAVFTAVCKPIFLQRQLLDSPLEISKIRQIENDTKFVKASSEGTTKKSNVEIRLQRAKEILGV
- a CDS encoding HEPN domain-containing protein, whose translation is MQEETCVDRLYKEFKTLIEYIDQGNEISLRNTVDENFRKALLLAAASYFEHRITNDVLEYIGEISNKNELLVSFVKNKAISRQYHSYFDWKGTNANTFFNLFGSIFSSFIKQEVKNSEALNSSIKAFLEIGLERNRLVHQDYGTFSLEKTSDEIYQLYRDALVFVNILPNKLRQCLQKNEAEINQN
- a CDS encoding NAD-dependent epimerase/dehydratase family protein, whose protein sequence is MKVLVIGGDGYCGWATALYLSSRGYEVGILDSLVRRHWDNELGVETLTPIAPIQQRLQRWKDLTGKSIDLYIGDITNYEFLTKALHKFQPNALVHFGEQRSAPFSMIDREHAVLTQVNNVVGTLNLLYAIREDFPDCHLVKLGTMGEYGTPNIDIEEGYITIEHNGRKDTLPYPKQPGSMYHLSKVHDSHNIHFACRIWGLRATDLNQGIVYGVLTEETGMDELLINRLDYDGVFGTALNRFCIQAAIGHPLTVYGKGGQTRGFLDIRDTVRCVELAIANPAASGEFRVFNQFTEQYSVGDLAMMVKNAGIAIGLNVEIDHLDNPRVEKEEHYFNAKNTKLLDLGLNPHYLSDSLLDSLLNFAIKYQKRVDNTQILPKVSWHRN
- a CDS encoding AAA family ATPase, translating into MKEELNILIQAQYPLIYLVTSEEERAEQAISTIAQLLKPLRRVYIWTVTHGIVEYGQPRNVTQHNTVSPEAAIEWIIRQKEPSIFILKDLHPFIDAPPTTRSLRDAIASFKGMQKNIILMSPMQQVPIELEKEVVVLDFQLPDMAELNKVLTHHLEQNRGRRLTTEAREKLIRAALGLTKDEAEKVYRKAQVTTGRLTEDEVDIVLSEKKQLIRRNGILEYIEEDETIDAVGGLEELKKWLKQRSNAFTEKAREYGLPQPKGMLILGVPGCGKSLIAKTTSRLWGLPILRLDMGRVYDGSMVGRSEANLRNALKTAESISPTILFIDELDKSFAGSAGSGDSDGGTSSRIFGSFLTWMQEKKSPVFVMATANRVERLPGEFLRKGRFDEIFFVDLPTPEERQDIYNIHLTKRREDIARFDLEQLAKMSDGFSGAEIEQAIVAAMYEAFAQDREFTQLDIIAALKATLPLSRTMQEQVTALRDWARQRARPAAASVAEYQRMEF
- a CDS encoding DUF7219 family protein, which gives rise to MEKKMVSKDDFLYPRGRYYGHIKPENLVFNANLQEFAQRVSYVCNLETGGKLPPDEAYKQIKALWKQLKRTKKQLKIGEDPFQNDSSDAEG
- the purC gene encoding phosphoribosylaminoimidazolesuccinocarboxamide synthase, yielding MPVNSKLYEGKAKILYTTDDPEVLLADFKDDATAFNAQKRGSIKEKGTINCSISSKLFQQLEAIGIKTHFIDSPAPNQMRVRAVKILPLEVVVRNIAAGSLCQQTGLPLGTVLQPPLVEFYYKNDQLGDPLLTRDRLFLLALATVEQVDTITHLALQINDFLIGFWQRCGITLVDFKLEFGLDSQQQVLLADEISPDTCRLWDASEGDPNRRVMDKDRFRRDLGNVEDAYQEVLRRVLKVVEATN
- a CDS encoding retropepsin-like domain-containing protein codes for the protein MNTTPSKSETDEMLKWLNRNRQMLLDLYKNQYVAYNSNGIIAHTENLREVLELANAAKQPFLIYLVPRRTASVEILPIRFRTVARHDWQPNYSVNLKHRDIEISTTMLVDSGAELSLISFKVGQDLGYALADAESKLLAETIGGRVEYVLRNVEMTIDEHNFIAPVAWLQTNTGGEQLLLGREVVFDKFNIEFRQADEQIIFTRREDLQP